A genomic segment from Bradyrhizobium sp. CB1015 encodes:
- the tsaB gene encoding tRNA (adenosine(37)-N6)-threonylcarbamoyltransferase complex dimerization subunit type 1 TsaB, which translates to MLILAIDTALDACAAAVLDTDAGELLARESQLMKRGHAEALMPMIARVMQSASLAFTSLDRIAVTVGPGSFTGLRVGISAARGLALAAKRPAVGLTTLSAYAAGVVGQSGTAPVISAIDARHDHVYFQIVAGDGSQLVRPCVAAIDAAIAASQFGAPHLVGNAANILADRWPKDGPQPVAVDAQPAPDISWIAWLGAAANPDTNPARPFYLKAPDAKPTAQTPRAAQAATS; encoded by the coding sequence ATGCTGATCCTTGCCATCGATACTGCGCTCGACGCCTGCGCGGCCGCCGTTCTCGATACCGACGCCGGCGAGCTCCTCGCACGGGAATCGCAGCTCATGAAGCGCGGCCATGCCGAGGCGTTGATGCCGATGATCGCGCGCGTGATGCAATCGGCCAGCCTCGCCTTCACCTCGCTCGACCGCATCGCCGTCACCGTCGGGCCCGGCAGCTTCACCGGCCTGCGCGTCGGCATCTCGGCGGCGCGGGGCCTTGCACTGGCGGCGAAACGGCCGGCGGTCGGGCTGACGACGCTGTCGGCCTATGCCGCCGGTGTCGTCGGCCAGAGCGGAACGGCGCCGGTGATCTCCGCGATCGACGCGCGGCACGACCACGTCTATTTCCAGATCGTCGCCGGCGACGGCAGCCAGCTGGTGCGCCCCTGCGTCGCCGCCATCGACGCGGCAATCGCGGCCTCGCAATTCGGCGCGCCGCATCTGGTCGGCAATGCCGCTAATATCCTCGCCGATCGCTGGCCGAAGGACGGACCGCAACCCGTTGCGGTCGACGCGCAGCCCGCGCCCGACATCAGCTGGATCGCCTGGCTCGGCGCGGCGGCCAATCCCGACACCAATCCGGCGCGGCCGTTCTATCTGAAAGCGCCCGACGCCAAACCGACGGCACAGACGCCGCGCGCAGCACAAGCCGCGACCTCATGA
- a CDS encoding Fur family transcriptional regulator gives MTTLKHSPASKPSDIEARCAATGMRMTEQRRVIARVLAEAIDHPDVEELYRRCVAVDDKISISTVYRTVKLFEDAGIIERHDFREGRARYEQMRDSHHDHLINLRDGKVIEFTSEEIEKLQAEIARKLGYRLVDHRLELYCVPLDDDKPTN, from the coding sequence ATGACCACACTGAAACATTCTCCTGCATCCAAGCCGTCCGATATCGAGGCGCGCTGCGCCGCCACGGGCATGCGCATGACCGAGCAGCGCCGCGTCATCGCCCGTGTGCTGGCGGAAGCGATCGATCATCCCGACGTCGAGGAACTGTACCGGCGCTGCGTTGCGGTCGACGACAAGATCTCGATCTCGACGGTCTACCGCACCGTGAAACTGTTCGAGGACGCCGGCATCATCGAGCGTCACGATTTCCGCGAAGGCCGCGCCCGCTACGAGCAGATGCGCGACAGTCATCACGATCACCTGATCAATCTGCGCGACGGCAAGGTGATCGAGTTCACCTCGGAGGAGATCGAGAAGCTGCAGGCCGAGATCGCCCGCAAGCTCGGCTATCGTCTGGTCGATCACCGGCTCGAGCTCTATTGCGTCCCGCTCGACGACGACAAGCCGACGAACTGA
- a CDS encoding metallopeptidase family protein: MWTELKAPSLAEMEAMAHDVFERLPAEFRKLCEGVIVRVDDFPTEEVLDEMECESEFDLLGLFQGVGLPQQSLGDVARLPNMVWLYRRPILDYWAEHDESLGHIVRHVLIHEIGHHFGLSDDDMAAIEAKAE; the protein is encoded by the coding sequence ATGTGGACGGAATTGAAAGCCCCTTCGCTCGCCGAGATGGAAGCGATGGCTCACGATGTGTTCGAGCGCCTGCCGGCGGAATTTCGTAAGCTCTGCGAGGGCGTGATCGTCCGCGTCGACGACTTCCCGACCGAGGAGGTTCTGGACGAGATGGAATGCGAGAGCGAGTTCGACCTGCTCGGCCTGTTCCAGGGCGTCGGCCTGCCCCAGCAGAGCCTTGGCGACGTGGCGCGGCTGCCCAACATGGTCTGGCTCTACCGCCGCCCGATCCTGGACTATTGGGCCGAGCACGACGAAAGCCTCGGCCACATCGTCCGCCACGTCCTGATCCACGAGATCGGCCACCATTTTGGTCTGTCGGACGACGATATGGCCGCGATCGAGGCTAAGGCGGAGTAG
- a CDS encoding CoA ester lyase: MTRPRRSHLFMPGSNPRALEKARNLPADGLILDLEDSVAPEAKAAARDGIAAAIAAKGFGRREILIRTNGLDTPWWPDDVAMAAKASPDGILVPKVSSVEDLDVIGRKLAELGAAPTVKVWAMIETARAVLHAEELAAAGRDPSRRLSGFVFGPNDISRETRIRMLPGRAAMIPMITHCILATRTHGLEILDGPYSDIANSDGFATECAQGRDLGFDGKTLIHPSQIDACNAIFTPPEEEVARARKIIAAFELPENAARGAIRLDGAMVERLHADMARRTIAIADAIAAMGKG; encoded by the coding sequence ATGACCCGCCCGCGCCGCAGCCATCTGTTCATGCCCGGCTCCAACCCGCGCGCGCTGGAAAAGGCGCGCAATCTGCCCGCCGACGGCCTGATCCTCGACCTCGAGGATTCCGTCGCCCCTGAGGCCAAGGCGGCGGCGCGCGACGGCATTGCGGCGGCGATCGCCGCCAAGGGCTTTGGCAGGCGCGAGATCCTGATCCGGACCAACGGCCTCGACACGCCCTGGTGGCCGGATGACGTCGCCATGGCGGCCAAGGCGTCGCCGGACGGCATCCTGGTTCCAAAAGTCTCGAGCGTCGAGGATCTCGACGTCATCGGCCGGAAGCTGGCCGAGCTCGGCGCCGCGCCGACCGTGAAGGTCTGGGCCATGATCGAGACCGCGCGCGCCGTGCTGCACGCCGAGGAACTGGCCGCCGCCGGCCGCGATCCATCGCGCCGCCTCTCGGGCTTCGTGTTCGGCCCGAACGACATCTCGCGCGAGACGCGGATCCGGATGCTGCCGGGCCGCGCCGCGATGATCCCGATGATCACCCATTGCATCCTGGCGACGCGCACCCACGGCCTCGAGATCCTCGACGGCCCCTACAGCGACATCGCCAATTCCGACGGTTTCGCCACCGAATGCGCGCAGGGCCGCGATCTCGGCTTCGACGGCAAGACGCTGATCCACCCCTCCCAGATCGACGCCTGCAATGCGATCTTCACGCCGCCCGAGGAGGAAGTCGCCCGCGCGCGAAAGATCATCGCGGCGTTCGAATTGCCGGAGAACGCCGCGCGCGGTGCGATCCGTCTCGACGGCGCGATGGTGGAGCGCCTGCACGCCGACATGGCCCGGCGCACGATCGCGATCGCGGACGCGATCGCGGCGATGGGGAAGGGTTGA
- a CDS encoding N-acyl homoserine lactonase family protein — translation MATIDRIYILDGGIAQVEDGSIYSPGINVGMPMTLSCNAYLIRHRGEWLIWDTGIADELAKHPEGRIIAHGIRGIVHRPIADQLDEIGVRPRDIGTILLSHAHFDHIGNVDLFENARWIAQRAEFEAMFGPDPDEFGYSLPHYEALQERPYEIVDGDYDIFGDGAVRMIFTPGHTPGHCSLMARLPRRGAVLLSGDVAHNRENLRHMRVPSFNADPQATVASMAKVIELLRVENAEIWINHDTAQSQGMAYAPKWIE, via the coding sequence ATGGCGACAATCGACAGGATCTACATCCTCGACGGAGGCATTGCGCAGGTCGAGGACGGTTCGATCTATTCTCCCGGCATCAATGTCGGCATGCCCATGACGCTGAGCTGCAATGCCTATCTCATCCGTCACCGCGGCGAATGGCTGATCTGGGATACGGGAATAGCGGATGAGCTGGCCAAGCATCCGGAAGGGCGCATCATCGCACACGGCATACGCGGCATCGTGCATCGTCCTATCGCGGACCAATTGGATGAAATCGGGGTGCGGCCCCGCGATATCGGCACGATCCTGCTTTCTCACGCGCATTTCGATCATATCGGAAATGTCGACCTGTTCGAGAACGCTAGATGGATCGCTCAGCGGGCCGAGTTCGAAGCCATGTTCGGGCCTGACCCTGACGAGTTCGGCTATTCGCTGCCGCACTACGAGGCGTTGCAGGAGCGGCCTTACGAGATCGTCGATGGCGACTACGACATATTCGGGGATGGCGCAGTGCGCATGATCTTCACGCCCGGTCATACTCCCGGGCATTGCTCGCTGATGGCAAGGCTGCCGCGGCGTGGCGCCGTGCTGCTGAGCGGCGACGTCGCGCATAACCGGGAGAACCTCCGGCACATGCGCGTGCCCTCGTTCAATGCCGACCCGCAGGCGACGGTTGCGTCGATGGCCAAGGTGATCGAGCTGCTACGCGTGGAGAACGCCGAAATCTGGATCAATCACGATACGGCGCAAAGCCAAGGAATGGCTTACGCGCCGAAGTGGATCGAGTAA
- the rimI gene encoding ribosomal protein S18-alanine N-acetyltransferase: MMGWLSEWWRGGTAAVEPATMRDAARLAQLHGAAFAQGWGEGEFESMMSERHTLVHRLRLGRKTIGFAVSRIGADEAEILSVAVDGAYRGRGLSRTLLMTHLGHLAGRGVRTIFLEVEENNQPARRLYDRAGFVVVGRRDRYYKQPNGEQLNALLMRRDLA; the protein is encoded by the coding sequence ATGATGGGATGGCTGTCGGAGTGGTGGCGCGGCGGCACGGCCGCCGTCGAGCCAGCGACCATGCGCGATGCCGCGCGCCTCGCGCAGCTGCACGGCGCCGCCTTCGCGCAGGGCTGGGGCGAAGGCGAGTTCGAGAGCATGATGAGCGAGCGCCACACGCTGGTGCATCGCCTGCGTCTCGGCCGCAAGACGATCGGCTTTGCGGTCTCGCGGATCGGCGCGGACGAAGCGGAAATTCTCTCGGTTGCGGTGGACGGGGCTTATCGCGGCCGCGGCCTCTCCCGTACGCTGCTGATGACCCATCTCGGACACCTCGCCGGGCGCGGCGTGCGCACGATATTTCTGGAAGTGGAGGAAAACAACCAGCCGGCGCGGCGGCTTTACGATCGAGCTGGATTCGTGGTGGTCGGACGCCGCGATCGCTACTATAAGCAGCCCAACGGGGAACAATTGAACGCCCTTCTGATGCGACGCGACTTGGCGTAA
- a CDS encoding HAD family hydrolase, whose protein sequence is MPIDLIIFDCDGVLVDSEVISCRAHADVLTRHGYPITSEQVFERFLGRSTKQANLEIETELGRKLPEAYHGDLQDELFRSFEADLEAIRGIHDVLDVVTQAVCVASSGSHPRMRVSLGSTGLYERFAPNIFSASQVKNGKPAPDLFLFAARQMGVPPERCVVIEDSLAGIAGARAAGMTVFGFYGGSHCRDGYAETLRQAGADLIFADMHQLPELVRRVEADALAG, encoded by the coding sequence GTGCCCATCGACCTCATCATCTTCGATTGCGACGGCGTGCTCGTGGACAGCGAGGTGATCTCCTGTCGCGCGCATGCGGACGTGCTGACGCGGCACGGCTATCCGATCACGTCGGAGCAGGTGTTCGAGCGCTTCCTCGGCCGCTCGACAAAACAGGCCAATCTGGAGATCGAGACCGAGCTCGGCCGCAAGCTGCCCGAGGCCTACCACGGCGATCTTCAGGATGAGCTGTTCCGTTCGTTCGAAGCCGACCTGGAAGCAATCCGCGGCATCCACGACGTGCTCGATGTCGTCACGCAAGCCGTCTGTGTCGCCTCCAGCGGTTCGCATCCGCGCATGCGGGTGAGTCTCGGGAGCACGGGGCTCTATGAGCGTTTCGCGCCAAATATCTTCTCGGCCTCGCAGGTCAAGAACGGCAAGCCGGCGCCGGACCTGTTCCTGTTCGCGGCGAGACAAATGGGCGTGCCGCCCGAGCGGTGCGTCGTGATCGAGGACAGCCTCGCCGGCATCGCCGGCGCCCGGGCCGCCGGCATGACGGTTTTCGGCTTTTACGGGGGCAGCCATTGCCGCGACGGCTATGCCGAGACGCTGCGCCAGGCGGGCGCCGACCTGATCTTTGCCGACATGCATCAGCTGCCGGAGCTGGTCCGGCGCGTCGAGGCGGACGCTCTGGCGGGCTGA
- the leuD gene encoding 3-isopropylmalate dehydratase small subunit yields the protein MDKFTTLEGVAAPLKIINVDTDMIIPKQYLKTIKRTGLGKGLFSEQRYKDDGSENPDFVLNQPAYRNAKVLVAGDNFGCGSSREHAPWALLDFGIRCVISTSFGDIFYNNCFKNGILPIRVSQEDLGKLFDDAERGANATLTIDLPNQEIRGPDGGKVKFEIDPFRKHCLINGLDDIGLTMEKKASIDSYEDKLKRERAWA from the coding sequence ATGGACAAGTTCACCACGCTGGAAGGCGTCGCGGCGCCGCTGAAGATCATCAATGTCGACACCGACATGATCATTCCGAAGCAGTACCTCAAGACCATCAAGCGCACCGGCCTTGGCAAGGGGCTCTTCTCCGAGCAGCGCTACAAGGACGACGGCAGCGAGAATCCGGACTTCGTGCTCAACCAGCCCGCCTATCGCAATGCGAAGGTGCTGGTCGCCGGCGACAATTTCGGCTGCGGCTCGAGCCGCGAGCACGCGCCCTGGGCGCTGCTTGACTTCGGCATCCGCTGCGTGATCTCGACTTCGTTCGGCGACATCTTCTACAACAATTGCTTCAAGAACGGCATTCTGCCGATCCGCGTTTCTCAAGAAGACCTCGGCAAGCTGTTCGACGACGCCGAGCGCGGCGCCAACGCGACGCTGACGATCGACCTGCCGAACCAAGAGATCCGCGGTCCCGACGGCGGCAAGGTCAAGTTCGAGATCGATCCGTTCCGCAAGCACTGCCTGATCAACGGCCTCGACGACATCGGCCTCACCATGGAGAAGAAGGCCTCGATCGACTCTTACGAGGACAAGCTCAAGCGCGAACGCGCCTGGGCCTGA
- a CDS encoding SDR family NAD(P)-dependent oxidoreductase: protein MPTISLVTGASRGLGRNTAIAIARHGGDVIMTYRSGAAAAREVVAEIEALGRKAVALQLDVTSVSTFPAFAAKVGSALAEHWHTDKFDHLVNNAGQGEMAAIAETTEQQFDALFDTHVKGPFFLTQALLPLLGDKGRIINFSSGLTRVSFPGFSAYAAAKGAIEVLTVYMAREFGERGITANVVAPGAIETDFLGGAVRDMPDLNKQFAQMTALGRVGVPDDIGPMVASLLGPDNRWVTAQRIEVSGGQTI, encoded by the coding sequence ATGCCCACCATTTCGCTCGTCACCGGCGCCAGCCGGGGCCTTGGCCGCAATACCGCAATCGCCATCGCGCGTCACGGCGGCGACGTCATCATGACCTATCGCAGCGGCGCCGCCGCCGCCCGCGAGGTCGTCGCCGAAATCGAGGCGCTCGGCCGAAAGGCGGTCGCGCTCCAGCTCGACGTCACCTCCGTATCGACCTTTCCGGCGTTTGCCGCAAAAGTCGGATCGGCGCTGGCGGAGCACTGGCACACTGACAAGTTCGATCATCTCGTCAACAATGCCGGCCAGGGCGAAATGGCCGCCATCGCCGAGACGACGGAGCAGCAGTTCGACGCGCTCTTCGACACCCATGTCAAAGGGCCGTTCTTTCTGACGCAGGCCTTGCTGCCGCTGCTTGGCGACAAAGGCCGGATCATCAACTTCTCGAGCGGGCTGACGCGCGTGTCTTTCCCCGGCTTCTCGGCCTATGCCGCCGCCAAGGGCGCCATCGAGGTTCTGACCGTGTACATGGCAAGAGAATTCGGCGAACGGGGCATCACCGCCAACGTCGTCGCGCCGGGCGCGATCGAGACCGACTTCCTCGGCGGCGCCGTCCGCGACATGCCGGATTTGAACAAGCAGTTCGCGCAAATGACCGCGCTCGGCCGCGTCGGTGTGCCCGACGACATCGGGCCGATGGTCGCGAGCCTGCTCGGTCCCGACAACCGCTGGGTTACGGCCCAGCGCATCGAGGTGTCCGGCGGCCAGACGATCTGA
- the leuC gene encoding 3-isopropylmalate dehydratase large subunit — protein MSKPTTLYDKIWNDHLVHEAEDGTCLLYIDRHLVHEVTSPQAFEGLRATGRKVHAPEKTLAVVDHNVPTTDRTKPNPDPESIEQIKALAENAREFGIEYYNEFDKRQGIVHVIGPEQGFTLPGTTIVCGDSHTSTHGAFGALAHGIGTSEVEHVLATQTLIQKKAKNMRVTVDGKLPDGVTGKDIILAIIGEIGTAGGTGYVLEYAGEAIRALSMEGRMTVCNMSIEGGARAGLVAPDQKAFDFLRDRPKAPKGADWDAAMRYWEKLRSDDGAHFDHELRLDAAKLPPIVTWGTSPEDVISVTGIVPDPDKIADEAKRISKHRALKYMGLTAGTKITDIKLDRVFIGSCTNGRIEDLRAAAKIAEGKTVSANVNAMVVPGSGIVKEQAEAEGLDKIFIKAGFEWREPGCSMCLAMNPDKLKPEERCASTSNRNFEGRQGFKGRTHLVSPAMAAAAAIAGHFVDVRDWR, from the coding sequence ATGTCCAAGCCGACCACCCTGTACGACAAGATCTGGAACGACCATCTGGTGCACGAAGCCGAGGACGGCACCTGCCTGCTCTACATCGATCGCCACCTGGTGCACGAGGTGACCTCGCCGCAGGCGTTCGAAGGCCTGCGCGCCACCGGGCGCAAGGTCCATGCGCCCGAGAAGACGCTCGCCGTCGTCGATCACAACGTCCCGACCACCGACCGCACCAAGCCGAATCCCGATCCTGAAAGCATCGAGCAGATCAAGGCGCTGGCCGAGAACGCCAGGGAATTCGGCATCGAATATTACAACGAGTTCGACAAGCGTCAGGGCATCGTCCACGTCATCGGCCCCGAGCAGGGCTTTACGCTGCCCGGCACCACCATCGTCTGCGGCGACAGCCACACCTCGACGCATGGCGCGTTCGGCGCGCTCGCCCACGGCATCGGCACCAGCGAGGTCGAGCACGTGCTGGCGACGCAGACGCTGATCCAGAAGAAAGCGAAGAACATGCGTGTCACCGTCGACGGCAAATTGCCGGATGGCGTGACGGGCAAGGACATCATTCTGGCCATCATCGGCGAGATCGGCACCGCCGGCGGCACCGGCTACGTGCTGGAATATGCCGGCGAAGCGATCCGCGCGCTCTCGATGGAAGGCCGCATGACGGTTTGCAACATGTCGATCGAAGGCGGCGCGCGCGCTGGCCTGGTCGCGCCCGACCAGAAGGCGTTCGACTTCCTGCGCGACCGCCCCAAGGCGCCGAAAGGCGCGGACTGGGACGCGGCGATGCGCTACTGGGAGAAGTTGCGGTCCGACGACGGCGCGCATTTCGATCACGAGCTGCGCCTCGACGCTGCAAAGCTGCCGCCGATCGTGACCTGGGGCACCTCGCCTGAAGACGTGATCTCGGTCACCGGCATCGTGCCCGATCCCGACAAGATCGCGGACGAGGCCAAGCGCATCTCCAAGCATCGCGCGCTGAAGTACATGGGCCTGACCGCGGGGACGAAGATCACCGACATCAAGCTCGACCGCGTCTTCATCGGCTCCTGCACCAACGGCCGCATCGAGGATCTGCGCGCGGCGGCGAAGATCGCCGAAGGCAAGACCGTGTCGGCGAACGTCAACGCCATGGTCGTGCCGGGCTCCGGCATCGTGAAGGAGCAGGCCGAGGCCGAGGGGCTCGACAAGATCTTCATCAAGGCCGGCTTCGAATGGCGCGAGCCGGGCTGCTCGATGTGCCTTGCCATGAACCCGGACAAGCTGAAGCCGGAAGAGCGCTGCGCCTCGACCTCGAACCGCAACTTCGAGGGCCGCCAGGGTTTCAAGGGCCGCACCCATCTGGTGTCGCCGGCGATGGCAGCGGCGGCGGCGATCGCAGGTCACTTCGTCGACGTCAGGGACTGGCGCTAA
- a CDS encoding DUF1330 domain-containing protein, translating to MTVYAIAQLKMTDRAAYERYQARFFDVFRKYNGRLLAADEQPRVLEGAWPHDKLVLMSFPDEAAFLAFSTSPDYEEISRDRKAGAQATVLLVKGFAPG from the coding sequence ATGACTGTCTACGCCATTGCGCAGTTGAAGATGACGGACCGCGCGGCCTATGAGCGCTATCAGGCGCGGTTCTTCGACGTGTTCAGGAAGTACAATGGCCGTCTGCTCGCCGCCGACGAACAGCCGCGCGTGCTCGAAGGCGCATGGCCGCATGACAAGCTCGTCCTGATGTCGTTCCCCGACGAGGCCGCATTCCTCGCCTTCTCGACCTCGCCCGACTACGAAGAGATCTCGCGCGATCGCAAGGCGGGCGCGCAGGCGACGGTGCTGCTGGTGAAGGGATTTGCGCCCGGCTAG
- a CDS encoding HAD hydrolase-like protein: protein MRSRSVLLDLDGTLVDSRPGIIASCSAALRALGRDPDDAPEITIGPPLEDILRTLLAAYGDDRIDQAAVAYREHYGQAGLLGSELYSGIGAAIEDMRRAGLRIYLATSKRQVFAQRILQNLNLAVHFDGIYGSMPGGSLDHKPELLAHILSDQNISAAHSLMVGDRRHDIVGAHAVEMRSVGVLWGYGSRDELETAGADQLVERPADLARAVLSILNR, encoded by the coding sequence GTGCGCTCCCGTTCCGTCCTGCTCGATCTCGACGGAACGCTGGTGGATTCCCGGCCGGGCATCATCGCGAGCTGCTCAGCCGCATTGCGGGCACTCGGACGCGATCCCGACGATGCCCCCGAGATAACCATCGGGCCGCCGCTCGAAGACATCTTGCGAACCTTGCTGGCGGCGTACGGCGACGATCGAATCGATCAAGCCGCCGTTGCCTATCGCGAGCATTATGGCCAAGCCGGTCTGCTCGGAAGCGAGCTCTATTCCGGAATCGGCGCTGCGATCGAGGACATGCGACGCGCCGGATTGCGGATCTATCTCGCTACATCGAAGCGCCAGGTTTTCGCGCAACGCATTTTGCAGAACCTGAATCTGGCCGTGCACTTCGACGGCATCTACGGTTCAATGCCGGGCGGCAGTCTGGATCACAAGCCGGAGCTGCTCGCCCATATCCTATCCGATCAGAACATCTCCGCAGCGCATAGCCTCATGGTCGGCGATCGGCGCCACGACATCGTCGGTGCTCACGCTGTCGAGATGCGCAGCGTCGGCGTGCTCTGGGGCTATGGCAGCCGGGATGAGCTGGAGACGGCAGGCGCAGATCAATTGGTGGAACGGCCTGCCGATCTCGCGCGTGCGGTTCTGTCGATTCTGAACAGATAG
- a CDS encoding carbonic anhydrase, giving the protein MTTFPKHLLDGYKAFATQRLPTEQNRYRELSVKGQSPETMVIGCCDSRVSPEVIFDAGPGELFVVRNIANLVPTYQPDEGAHGVSAALEFAVTVLKVKHIVVLGHAQCGGIRAFVDKIEPLTPGDFIGKWMQMFIKPGEVVEQREHETMAQFVERIEKAAVFRSLENLMTFPFVRKAVESGQMQTHGAYFGVAEGSLFVLDKATKEFKNARAA; this is encoded by the coding sequence ATGACGACATTCCCGAAGCATTTGCTGGACGGCTACAAGGCCTTCGCGACCCAGCGGCTGCCGACCGAGCAGAACCGCTATCGCGAACTCTCGGTCAAAGGGCAGTCGCCTGAGACCATGGTGATCGGCTGCTGCGACTCCCGGGTCTCCCCCGAGGTGATCTTCGACGCGGGGCCGGGCGAGCTATTCGTCGTCCGCAACATCGCCAATCTGGTGCCGACTTATCAGCCTGACGAAGGCGCGCACGGCGTCTCGGCAGCGCTGGAGTTTGCGGTGACGGTGCTGAAGGTGAAGCACATCGTGGTGCTCGGCCACGCGCAATGCGGCGGCATCCGAGCCTTCGTCGACAAGATCGAGCCGCTGACGCCGGGCGACTTCATCGGCAAATGGATGCAGATGTTCATCAAGCCGGGCGAGGTGGTCGAACAGCGCGAGCACGAGACCATGGCGCAATTCGTCGAGCGCATCGAGAAGGCCGCCGTGTTCCGCAGCCTGGAAAACCTGATGACCTTCCCGTTCGTGCGCAAGGCCGTGGAGAGCGGCCAGATGCAGACTCACGGCGCCTATTTCGGCGTTGCGGAAGGATCGCTGTTCGTGCTGGACAAGGCGACCAAGGAATTCAAGAACGCGCGCGCGGCATAG
- a CDS encoding AraC family transcriptional regulator produces MTETLLQIASRYAAARADDKGLASTPFAGISIIRETAPSALQFAISKPLVALVLQGAKRVAVGATSFDLGAGDSLVISSDVPTVSQITRATAAVPYLSLVVELDPIVIEGLVVEMGAAPYVPSQPLRVEPTERDVSEVALRLLRLIDRPSSASILQRQVLRELHYWLLAGRHGGAIRALGIADSHAQRIGSAVAIIRADYAKPLRVDRLAKAAGMSQSAFHLHFRSVTSLTPLQFQKQLRLIEARRTMLADGASIATASHRVGYESVTQFTREYCRLFGMPPGRDMREAKRRVESAA; encoded by the coding sequence GTGACCGAAACGCTGCTCCAGATCGCCAGCCGTTACGCCGCAGCTCGCGCCGACGACAAAGGCCTTGCGTCCACGCCATTCGCCGGCATCTCGATCATCCGTGAGACCGCGCCGAGCGCGCTCCAATTTGCGATCTCCAAGCCCCTGGTCGCCTTGGTGCTGCAAGGTGCCAAGCGTGTTGCGGTCGGCGCCACGTCCTTCGACTTGGGCGCAGGCGATTCGCTGGTGATCTCGAGCGACGTGCCGACGGTGAGCCAGATTACGCGTGCCACCGCCGCGGTGCCCTATCTGTCGCTCGTCGTCGAGCTCGATCCCATTGTCATCGAGGGGCTGGTCGTCGAGATGGGGGCGGCGCCTTATGTTCCGTCCCAGCCGCTGCGGGTCGAGCCGACGGAGCGGGATGTGAGCGAGGTGGCGCTGCGGCTGTTGCGCCTGATCGATCGGCCCTCGTCCGCCTCGATCCTCCAGCGCCAAGTGCTGCGGGAGCTGCATTATTGGCTGTTGGCCGGTCGGCACGGCGGCGCCATCAGGGCGCTTGGCATCGCCGACAGCCATGCGCAGCGGATTGGCAGTGCGGTTGCGATCATTCGCGCCGACTATGCGAAGCCTTTGCGTGTCGACCGGCTCGCCAAGGCCGCGGGGATGAGCCAGTCGGCCTTTCACCTGCACTTTCGCAGCGTCACGTCGCTGACCCCGCTTCAGTTTCAGAAGCAGCTTCGTCTGATCGAGGCGCGCCGCACCATGCTGGCCGATGGCGCGAGCATTGCGACCGCCTCTCATCGGGTCGGCTACGAAAGCGTCACGCAGTTCACGCGGGAATATTGCCGATTGTTCGGCATGCCGCCCGGGCGCGACATGCGCGAGGCGAAGCGGCGCGTCGAATCGGCGGCTTGA
- the rplS gene encoding 50S ribosomal protein L19, with translation MNLIKQLEQEQFDKLSAGKDIPEFAPGDTVIVNVKVVEGDRTRVQAYEGVCIGRSGGGLNESFTVRKISYGEGVERVFPLLSPMIDSIKVVRRGKVRRAKLYYLRNLRGKSARIVEKQDRAAAVGE, from the coding sequence ACAAGCTGTCCGCAGGCAAGGACATCCCGGAATTCGCCCCCGGCGACACCGTGATCGTCAACGTGAAGGTGGTCGAAGGCGACCGCACCCGCGTGCAGGCCTATGAGGGCGTCTGCATCGGCCGTTCCGGCGGTGGCCTCAACGAGAGCTTCACCGTGCGCAAGATCTCCTATGGCGAGGGCGTCGAGCGCGTGTTCCCGCTGCTCTCCCCGATGATCGACTCGATCAAGGTGGTGCGCCGCGGCAAGGTGCGTCGCGCCAAGCTCTATTATCTCCGCAACCTTCGCGGCAAGTCGGCCCGCATCGTCGAGAAGCAGGACCGCGCTGCTGCCGTCGGCGAGTAA